A single Lactuca sativa cultivar Salinas chromosome 8, Lsat_Salinas_v11, whole genome shotgun sequence DNA region contains:
- the LOC111884807 gene encoding putative pentatricopeptide repeat-containing protein At5g08310, mitochondrial — MTIANVVFKPQNPFLIHLIQIFPLSHTLPHFLLPLYSITRQTNRSHYSSLPSDNLETVNKLISIFTQKQPLSLVSTTELTTFGSKLTTDVVETALKSFKNWKTALRFFNWASTQNGYHHSCYTYNAMASILSGARQNAAMKELSINLIKSKCYMSAGALGFFVRCLGGLGMVNEANELFDQVKELGCVPNNYSYNSLLEAISKSGSVDLMAMRMNEMKDNGWKPDKYTLTSVIQCYCKAGKFEQAFEVFQQIDELNWVDSYIFTILIISLSKGGEVDKAIYLINKMDDFKIILNEKTFYVLIHGFVKEGKVDYALTLFKKMQTLGFVPEISLYAVLIEGLCKREELTKALQLYSQLSKMGIHPDVNLLKALVSSLSDEKEMMSLLKEAKDYLNKTSMTTLCNAAFITLVKSGSIDKAYHLIRSIMKDYDHVPLDASSFEIVIDGLIRKGNLDVALDLFNEMDQIECKRSLLLYNNMIDALSNEKKVEKCHELLKEMKDSGFPPSQFTHNSIFGYYCKVADVAGAIDMLHEMHTHGHQPWIKHYTLLVKQLSRISKVAEASNFLTIMVDKGFLPDMIVYSAVIDGWLKIGEVDYALKMFKGISGNKHCPDVVTYNTIINGLCKAKKVSEANDIYQEMIQKCLIPSVVTYNLLIDAYFKNGDIDQAIGFFKMMSQKGRNPNVVTYTCLIDGLCNVGRSDEALVIWNEMCSCTSPNKIAYMALVNGLCKCRKPDEGLIYFEEMKEKDMNVDSYVYVALIEAFVSVSNAAMGVCVLRKMIGDERVPDLFDKNCGILREVVVKLLDDELVCEEIRRLIEDGSVPIHLVQT; from the coding sequence AACAGTAAACAAATTGATATCCATCTTCACGCAGAAACAACCCTTATCTTTGGTATCCACAACAGAGCTAACCACCTTTGGATCGAAGCTGACGACTGATGTTGTTGAAACTGCACTAAAAAGCTTCAAGAACTGGAAAACGGCGCTTAGATTCTTCAACTGGGCATCAACTCAAAATGGGTATCACCACAGCTGTTATACTTATAATGCCATGGCTTCTATCCTATCAGGTGCTCGACAAAATGCCGCAATGAAGGAACTGTCTATCAACTTGATAAAATCAAAGTGCTACATGAGCGCAGGTGCGCTAGGGTTTTTTGTTAGGTGTTTAGGAGGCCTAGGGATGGTTAACGAGGCTAATGAGTTGTTCGATCAAGTTAAGGAATTGGGTTGTGTTCCAAATAATTATAGCTATAATTCACTATTGGAAGCTATTTCCAAATCAGGGTCTGTAGATTTAATGGCTATGAGAATGAATGAGATGAAGGATAATGGATGGAAGCCTGATAAGTATACCTTGACATCTGTGATTCAGTGTTATTGTAAAGCAGGCAAGTTTGAACAAGCTTTTGAAGTGTTTCAGCAGATTGATGAACTTAATTGGGTAGATTCTTACATTTTCACAATCTTGATAATCTCATTGAGCAAAGGGGGTGAGGTGGATAAAGCAATCTACTTGATTAACAAGATGGATGATTTCAAGATAATCTTGAACGAGAAAACCTTTTATGTTTTGATTCATGGGTTTGTAAAAGAAGGCAAAGTAGATTATGCTCTTACCCTGTTCAAAAAGATGCAAACTTTAGGTTTTGTCCCTGAAATTTCACTCTATGCTGTACTCATTGAAGGACTTTGCAAAAGGGAAGAGCTTACAAAAGCTTTACAATTGTATTCTCAGTTGAGTAAAATGGGTATTCATCCGGATGTTAATCTACTCAAAGCTTTAGTATCTTCTTTATCTGATGAGAAAGAAATGATGTCCTTACTCAAAGAGGCAAAAGACTATCTCAACAAGACATCCATGACTACATTATGTAATGCTGCCTTTATTACTCTGGTTAAAAGTGGCTCGATTGATAAAGCATATCATCTCATTCGATCAATaatgaaggattatgatcatgttCCCTTAGATGCCTCTTCTTTTGAAATTGTTATTGATGGTTTGATCCGTAAAGGTAACTTGGATGTTGCCCTAGATCTCTTCAATGAAATGGATCAAATTGAGTGTAAACGAAGTTTGCTACTTTACAATAACATGATTGATGCTTTAAGCAATGAAAAGAAAGTGGAAAAATGTCATGAGCTTCTGAAAGAGATGAAGGATTCTGGATTCCCACCATCACAATTCACACACAACTCTATATTTGGATACTACTGTAAAGTTGCTGATGTGGCAGGTGCCATAGACATGTTACATGAGATGCATACTCATGGGCACCAACCATGGATTAAACATTACACCTTGCTTGTGAAACAACTCTCAAGAATTTCCAAAGTGGCTGAAGCATCTAACTTTTTAACAATCATGGTGGATAAAGGTTTTTTACCTGACATGATTGTGTATTCTGCTGTGATTGATGGTTGGTTAAAGATTGGAGAAGTGGATTATGCTTTGAAGATGTTCAAGGGTATTTCGGGTAATAAACATTGTCCTGATGTAGTTACATATAACACCATCATAAACGGTCTTTGCAAGGCCAAAAAGGTATCAGAAGCTAATGATATATATCAAgaaatgatacaaaagtgtctTATTCCATCTGTTGTGACATACAATCTACTGATAGATGCTTACTTTAAAAATGGTGACATTGATCAGGCGATTGGGTTCTTTAAAATGATGAGTCAAAAAGGAAGGAACCCTAATGTTGTTACTTACACTTGTTTAATTGATGGATTGTGTAATGTTGGAAGATCAGATGAAGCTTTGGTGATTTGGAATGAAATGTGTAGTTGTACTTCACCAAACAAGATTGCTTATATGGCTCTTGTTAATGGACTCTGTAAATGCAGGAAGCCAGATGAAGGTTTGATTTATTTTGAGGAGATGAAGGAAAAGGATATGAATGTGGATAGTTATGTGTATGTTGCATTGATTGAAGCTTTTGTTTCTGTATCAAATGCAGCCATGGGTGTTTGTGTTTTGAGAAAGATGATTGGGGATGAAAGGGTTCCtgatttgtttgataaaaactGTGGAATTTTGAGGGAGGTTGTTGTGAAATTGTTGGATGATGAATTGGTTTGTGAAGAAATTAGAAGATTAATTGAAGATGGTAGTGTTCCAATTCATTTGGTACAAACATGA